A genomic segment from Paenibacillus sp. FSL K6-1096 encodes:
- a CDS encoding C40 family peptidase, with protein MIVSSKKLTASLWVSASLALSLGVFSPQQAYAAADSSIVSAAASAGQTGVIEASVRLRTEPSTSGKILKYLNKGDQVTILEAAGSYWYKVRTAEGIVGYTSSGDSYIRVVNASAPASQTAVIQATVRLRETPSADGKVLGYLYKNDQVTILEETNSYWYKVRTANGTVGYTSSSDQYIAAPAGSSPSPAPVPAPAPAPTPAPAPVPSPGSQTASIERVITAGMGYLGTPYEYGSSRNDTRTFDCSDFIRQIFLDALNLKLPADSRQQGDWVKQNSTVVTDIAGLKRGDLMFFMDYKGNSASAYAGINKSTARITHVAMYLGDGKVMHTYSVSSGGVRVDNLSASWMNRFLYGGSVIR; from the coding sequence ATGATCGTATCAAGCAAGAAATTGACAGCATCGCTATGGGTATCTGCATCACTGGCATTATCCCTGGGAGTGTTCAGCCCTCAGCAGGCATACGCCGCTGCGGATTCGTCCATCGTATCGGCGGCAGCATCTGCCGGGCAGACCGGAGTTATTGAAGCTTCCGTCCGGCTGCGGACAGAGCCGTCCACCAGCGGCAAAATTCTGAAATATCTTAACAAAGGCGACCAGGTTACCATTCTGGAGGCCGCAGGCAGCTATTGGTATAAGGTAAGAACTGCAGAGGGAATCGTCGGGTATACCAGCTCGGGGGATTCCTATATCCGTGTCGTCAATGCTTCAGCACCTGCATCTCAGACAGCCGTGATCCAGGCCACCGTCCGTCTCCGGGAGACCCCTTCCGCAGACGGGAAAGTACTGGGCTATCTATATAAGAATGACCAGGTCACCATCCTGGAGGAAACGAACAGCTATTGGTACAAAGTAAGAACAGCTAACGGAACGGTCGGTTATACCAGCTCGTCGGACCAGTATATTGCTGCTCCGGCAGGCTCATCACCGTCTCCGGCACCGGTGCCGGCACCTGCTCCAGCGCCTACGCCTGCACCTGCCCCGGTCCCATCGCCGGGTTCGCAGACAGCATCCATTGAACGTGTCATTACAGCCGGCATGGGCTATCTGGGAACACCGTATGAATATGGCTCCAGCCGGAACGACACCCGGACCTTTGATTGCTCCGACTTCATCCGCCAGATCTTCTTGGATGCCTTAAATCTGAAGCTGCCTGCCGATTCGCGGCAGCAGGGAGACTGGGTGAAGCAGAACAGCACCGTCGTTACGGATATTGCCGGACTGAAACGCGGCGATCTGATGTTCTTCATGGATTACAAAGGTAATTCAGCCTCTGCTTACGCAGGGATTAACAAGTCTACAGCCAGAATTACGCATGTCGCCATGTATCTGGGGGACGGCAAGGTCATGCATACCTATTCCGTCAGCTCCGGCGGCGTAAGAGTGGACAACCTAAGCGCTTCTTGGATGAACCGCTTCCTTTACGGAGGATCGGTCATCCGCTAA
- a CDS encoding conserved virulence factor C family protein, whose product MKITFIEPTPSPNTMKLHLDESLAPGIRRTYTPETRRSAPAWAQEMLDIPGVTSIYHAADFAALERKGSADWAAILREVQSRFGAEGLGEAYTPGDEEDGAHFGESQVFVQMFRGIPIQIRVKTGAKEERIALSSRFTQAVTDVASAVLIKERKLTDYGVRYGEPPEIAREVEQELEAAYPQERLDSLVQQAIAHGAAGEFVEQRHKKEQAELLQDLRSGDWRVRYAALEDLAPSEQLLPELRAALHDPKLQIRRLAVVYLGDIRTPGAMELLYEAMEDSAPAVRRTAGDTLSDIGDPAATPVMTAALTDKSKLVRWRAARFLYEVGTAEAREALSIAAEDPEFEVGLQARMALERILSGEEAAGTVWQQMSERRRS is encoded by the coding sequence ATGAAGATTACCTTTATCGAACCGACCCCCAGTCCAAATACAATGAAGCTTCATTTAGATGAGAGCTTAGCCCCCGGCATCCGCCGGACCTATACACCGGAGACCCGGCGCTCCGCCCCGGCCTGGGCGCAGGAGATGCTGGACATTCCCGGCGTGACAAGCATCTACCATGCCGCTGACTTCGCCGCGCTGGAGCGCAAGGGCAGCGCTGACTGGGCCGCGATTCTCCGCGAGGTCCAGAGCCGCTTCGGGGCTGAGGGCCTCGGCGAGGCCTACACCCCGGGCGACGAGGAGGATGGCGCGCACTTCGGCGAATCCCAGGTATTCGTGCAGATGTTCCGCGGCATCCCGATCCAGATCCGCGTCAAGACGGGCGCGAAGGAGGAGCGCATCGCCCTGTCGAGCCGCTTCACCCAGGCGGTGACCGATGTGGCCAGCGCGGTGCTGATCAAGGAGCGCAAGCTGACCGATTACGGCGTGCGCTACGGCGAGCCGCCGGAGATTGCCCGCGAGGTCGAGCAGGAGCTGGAGGCGGCGTATCCGCAGGAACGCCTCGACTCCCTCGTGCAGCAGGCGATCGCGCACGGGGCGGCCGGCGAGTTCGTCGAGCAGCGGCACAAGAAGGAGCAGGCCGAGCTGCTGCAAGACCTGCGCTCGGGCGACTGGCGCGTGCGCTATGCCGCGCTGGAGGACTTGGCGCCAAGCGAGCAGCTCCTGCCGGAGCTGCGGGCGGCGCTGCACGACCCCAAGCTGCAGATTCGCAGATTGGCGGTCGTGTACTTAGGCGACATCCGCACCCCTGGTGCGATGGAGCTGCTCTATGAGGCGATGGAGGACAGCGCCCCGGCGGTGCGGCGCACGGCCGGGGACACGCTCTCCGACATCGGCGATCCTGCGGCGACGCCGGTGATGACGGCGGCGCTGACGGACAAGAGCAAGCTGGTCCGCTGGCGGGCAGCGCGCTTCCTGTACGAGGTCGGGACTGCCGAAGCCCGCGAAGCGCTGAGCATTGCGGCGGAAGACCCCGAATTCGAGGTAGGGCTGCAGGCCAGAATGGCGCTGGAGCGGATTCTGTCCGGCGAGGAGGCGGCGGGCACGGTCTGGCAGCAGATGTCCGAGCGCCGCCGGAGCTGA
- a CDS encoding nitroreductase family protein — protein sequence MSTSTGKFHTTNDFNAIVLERRSVKVYDPEVKISREEMTEILAEATRAPSSVNMQPWRFLVIDSAEGKAKLAPLASFNQTQVLTSSAAIAVFYDANNIEYMDEIFGKAVELGYMPSDVRDMQMQQVKPYYEKITAAEMRDVNLIDSGLISMQLMLVARAHGYDTNAMAGYDKEHIAEIFGLDKERFQPVMLISIGKAAKEGYPSYRLPVETITTWA from the coding sequence ATGAGCACATCGACAGGTAAATTCCACACAACCAATGATTTCAATGCAATCGTCCTGGAGCGCCGTTCCGTGAAGGTATATGATCCTGAAGTGAAAATCAGCAGAGAGGAAATGACCGAGATTCTGGCGGAAGCCACCCGTGCCCCATCCTCCGTTAACATGCAGCCATGGCGTTTCCTCGTCATCGACAGCGCTGAAGGCAAAGCGAAGCTTGCACCGCTGGCCTCCTTCAATCAGACCCAGGTGCTCACATCGTCTGCTGCAATTGCGGTATTCTATGATGCGAATAACATTGAATATATGGACGAAATTTTCGGCAAAGCCGTGGAGCTTGGATACATGCCGAGCGATGTTAGGGACATGCAGATGCAGCAGGTCAAGCCCTATTATGAGAAAATAACCGCAGCCGAAATGCGTGATGTGAATCTGATTGACTCGGGCCTGATTTCGATGCAGCTGATGCTGGTAGCCCGTGCCCACGGATATGATACCAACGCGATGGCCGGGTATGACAAGGAGCATATTGCAGAGATTTTTGGCCTGGACAAAGAACGTTTCCAGCCGGTCATGCTGATCTCGATAGGCAAAGCCGCCAAAGAGGGATACCCTTCCTACCGTCTGCCGGTCGAAACGATCACCACCTGGGCATAA
- a CDS encoding amino acid permease, which translates to MQAKQPKQSKQPVTQAGRGAAPGLRKSFKARHLTMIALGGSIGTGLFLASGGAIASSGPGGALLAYTAVGIMVYFLMTSLGELATYLPDSGSFSTYGTRFVSPAFGFAIGWNFWYNWAVTIAAELSAATVIIKYWFPDSPSFLWSLLFLALMFGLNFLSARGYGESEYWFAIIKIITVIVFLTVGVLMIFGILGGSAVGFSNFQLGGSSFHGGFFAFVGVFMAAGFSFQGTELVGVAAGESENPRKNVPVAIRQVFWRILIFYIFAILVIGMLIPYTNPDLLRGGIDDIGVSPFTIVFNKAGLAIAASVMNAVILSSVLSAGNSGMYASTRVLYAMAKDGMAPRVLGKLNRRGVPVGALLVTTAVGMLAFLASFFGDGAVYNWLLNASGMCGFINWLGIAICHYRFRRAFVKQGHSLDELPYRARWFPFGPLFAFALCLVAILGQNTGAFTGGRIDWYGILVSYVSVPLFLLVWLGYGWFRKSSIIPLNKCDLSAHTD; encoded by the coding sequence ATGCAAGCCAAGCAACCTAAGCAATCCAAGCAGCCGGTGACACAGGCAGGCCGTGGCGCGGCACCGGGACTGCGCAAATCCTTCAAAGCAAGGCATCTGACCATGATCGCCCTCGGCGGCTCAATCGGAACCGGACTGTTCCTGGCCAGCGGCGGGGCGATCGCCTCCTCCGGTCCGGGCGGCGCCCTGCTCGCCTACACGGCGGTCGGAATCATGGTCTATTTCCTGATGACCAGCCTCGGCGAGCTGGCGACATATCTGCCGGATTCCGGCTCGTTCAGCACCTATGGAACCCGGTTCGTCAGCCCTGCCTTCGGCTTCGCCATCGGCTGGAACTTCTGGTACAACTGGGCCGTGACGATTGCCGCCGAGCTGTCGGCCGCTACGGTCATCATCAAGTACTGGTTCCCGGACAGCCCCTCGTTCCTGTGGAGCCTGCTCTTCCTGGCGCTCATGTTCGGCCTGAACTTCCTGTCCGCGCGGGGCTACGGCGAGTCGGAATACTGGTTCGCCATCATTAAGATCATTACCGTGATCGTCTTCCTGACCGTCGGCGTGCTGATGATCTTCGGGATTCTGGGCGGCTCTGCGGTAGGCTTCAGCAACTTCCAGCTTGGCGGCAGCTCCTTCCACGGCGGCTTCTTCGCCTTCGTCGGCGTATTCATGGCGGCAGGCTTCTCCTTCCAGGGCACCGAGCTGGTGGGTGTCGCCGCCGGCGAGAGCGAGAATCCGCGCAAGAATGTACCGGTAGCGATCCGCCAGGTATTCTGGCGCATCCTGATCTTCTATATCTTCGCCATTCTCGTTATCGGAATGCTGATTCCGTACACGAATCCCGACCTGCTCCGCGGCGGAATTGACGATATCGGCGTCAGCCCGTTCACCATCGTCTTCAACAAGGCCGGACTTGCCATTGCCGCTTCTGTAATGAACGCGGTCATTCTCAGCTCGGTGCTGTCTGCGGGCAACTCCGGGATGTACGCCTCCACCCGCGTCCTATATGCCATGGCCAAGGATGGCATGGCCCCGCGCGTTCTCGGCAAGCTGAATCGCAGAGGAGTGCCGGTCGGCGCACTGCTCGTCACGACAGCGGTCGGAATGCTGGCCTTCCTGGCCTCCTTCTTCGGAGACGGCGCGGTGTACAACTGGCTGCTGAATGCCTCCGGGATGTGCGGCTTCATCAACTGGCTCGGGATTGCCATCTGTCATTACCGCTTCCGCCGCGCCTTCGTGAAGCAAGGGCATTCGCTTGATGAGCTGCCCTACCGGGCAAGATGGTTCCCGTTCGGCCCGTTGTTTGCCTTCGCCCTGTGCCTCGTAGCCATTCTCGGCCAGAACACGGGTGCCTTCACCGGCGGGCGCATTGACTGGTACGGCATCCTGGTTTCCTATGTCAGCGTGCCTCTGTTCCTGCTCGTCTGGCTCGGCTACGGCTGGTTCCGCAAGAGCAGTATTATCCCGCTTAACAAGTGTGACCTGAGCGCCCACACAGACTGA
- a CDS encoding ATP-binding cassette domain-containing protein: protein MISTSGVTLRYGKRALFEDVNIKFTPGNCYGLIGANGAGKSTFLKILSGEIEANVGDVHITPGERLAVLKQNHFEYDEYQVLETVIMGHTRLYEIMKEKDALYAKSDFTEADGLRAGELEGEFAELNGWDAEPDAAAMLIGLGITREMHDKKMAELSGNEKVRVLLAQALFGRPNNLLLDEPTNHLDLESIGWLENFLMDYEGTVIVVSHDRHFLNKVCTHIADIDFGKIQMYVGNYDFWYESSQLALALQRDANKKKEEKMKELQAFIQRFSANASKSKQATSRKKQLEKITLEDIRPSNRKYPFLNFKPEREAGKQLLTVSGLSKSVDGEKVLDDLNIVVNKGDKIAFVGPNSQPKSLLFDILMGEKEADSGEYTWGVTTSQAYFPKDNSRYFDGVEMNLVEWLRQYSKDQDETFLRGFLGRMLFAGEEALKKASVLSGGEKVRCMLAKMMLNGANVLVFDEPTNHLDLESITALNNGLIDFDGTILFTSHDHQFIQTIANRIIEITPTGIIDRTMSYDEYLENPEIKELRARMYPVEA, encoded by the coding sequence ATGATTAGCACAAGCGGCGTAACACTCCGCTACGGAAAACGCGCACTATTTGAGGATGTCAACATAAAATTCACACCCGGCAACTGCTACGGCCTGATCGGCGCGAACGGCGCGGGCAAATCGACCTTCCTGAAGATTCTGTCCGGCGAGATCGAAGCCAATGTCGGCGATGTGCATATTACCCCGGGCGAACGGCTGGCCGTACTCAAGCAGAACCACTTCGAGTATGACGAATACCAGGTGCTGGAGACCGTTATTATGGGCCACACCCGCCTGTACGAGATTATGAAGGAGAAGGACGCCCTCTATGCCAAGAGCGACTTCACCGAAGCTGACGGACTCCGCGCCGGTGAGCTGGAAGGCGAATTCGCCGAGCTGAACGGCTGGGACGCCGAGCCTGACGCAGCAGCAATGCTGATCGGCCTGGGCATTACGCGTGAGATGCACGACAAAAAGATGGCCGAACTGAGCGGCAACGAGAAGGTACGGGTGCTGCTGGCCCAGGCCCTGTTCGGACGCCCGAACAACCTGCTGCTCGATGAGCCTACCAACCACTTGGACCTGGAATCCATCGGCTGGCTGGAGAACTTCCTCATGGACTATGAAGGCACCGTTATCGTGGTATCCCATGACCGTCACTTCCTGAATAAGGTCTGCACGCATATTGCGGATATCGATTTCGGCAAAATCCAGATGTACGTCGGCAACTACGACTTCTGGTATGAGTCCAGCCAGCTGGCTCTGGCCCTGCAGCGTGACGCCAACAAGAAGAAGGAAGAGAAGATGAAGGAGCTGCAAGCCTTCATTCAGCGCTTCTCGGCGAACGCCTCCAAGTCGAAGCAGGCGACCTCCCGTAAGAAGCAGCTTGAGAAGATTACACTGGAGGATATCCGCCCGTCCAACCGCAAATATCCGTTCCTGAACTTCAAGCCTGAGCGTGAAGCCGGCAAGCAATTGCTGACGGTCAGCGGTCTGAGCAAGTCGGTTGACGGCGAGAAGGTGCTGGATGATCTCAATATTGTTGTGAACAAGGGAGATAAGATCGCTTTTGTAGGTCCGAATTCCCAGCCGAAGTCGCTCTTGTTCGATATCCTGATGGGCGAGAAGGAAGCGGACAGCGGAGAATATACCTGGGGTGTGACCACCTCACAGGCCTACTTCCCTAAGGATAATTCCCGTTACTTCGACGGGGTGGAGATGAATCTGGTGGAATGGCTGCGCCAGTACTCGAAGGATCAGGATGAGACCTTCCTGCGCGGCTTCCTGGGCCGGATGCTGTTTGCCGGCGAAGAAGCGCTGAAGAAGGCAAGTGTACTGTCCGGGGGCGAGAAGGTCCGCTGTATGCTGGCCAAGATGATGCTGAACGGGGCGAATGTGCTGGTGTTCGATGAGCCGACCAACCACTTGGATCTGGAATCGATCACCGCGCTCAATAACGGACTGATTGACTTTGACGGAACGATCCTGTTCACCTCCCATGACCATCAGTTCATCCAGACGATTGCCAACCGCATCATCGAGATTACACCAACTGGAATCATCGACCGCACCATGAGCTATGATGAATACCTGGAGAACCCTGAGATCAAGGAATTGCGTGCCCGGATGTATCCGGTAGAGGCGTAA
- a CDS encoding cation diffusion facilitator family transporter — MTDIYEDIRKGEKGALISIAAYLILSAFKLICGYLFASSALLADGFNNLTDIVASLAVLIGLRISRKPPDSDHTYGHFRAETVAALMASFIMALVGIQVIVEATRSLFEGAKATPQLWSAGVALICAVAMMGVYVYNKRLAKRINNHALMAAAKDNFSDAIVSIGAAVGIVGAQFGLPWIDSVAAIAVGLLIIKTAWDIFRDSTYRLTDGFDEDKLLDLRSTIARIPGVEGIKDLKARVHGNNVLVDVVVEVDARMTVSEGHEISDLIEERMTRLHNIMHVHVHVEPKDDHHSLISPS, encoded by the coding sequence ATGACCGATATCTATGAAGATATACGTAAAGGTGAAAAAGGTGCGCTAATCAGCATTGCCGCTTATCTGATCCTGTCCGCATTCAAGCTGATCTGCGGCTACCTGTTCGCTTCCAGCGCGCTGCTTGCCGACGGCTTCAATAACCTGACCGATATTGTCGCCTCGCTTGCGGTGCTGATCGGTCTGCGCATTTCACGGAAGCCGCCGGATTCCGATCATACCTACGGACATTTCCGGGCGGAGACGGTGGCGGCGCTGATGGCCTCTTTTATCATGGCGCTGGTAGGCATTCAGGTAATTGTGGAGGCCACGCGTTCGCTGTTTGAAGGAGCCAAGGCCACACCCCAGCTCTGGTCTGCCGGAGTTGCCCTGATCTGCGCTGTAGCGATGATGGGCGTCTATGTGTATAACAAGCGGCTGGCCAAAAGAATCAACAACCATGCGCTGATGGCCGCAGCCAAGGATAATTTCTCCGACGCCATTGTAAGTATCGGTGCGGCTGTAGGGATTGTCGGGGCACAATTCGGCCTGCCGTGGATCGATTCCGTTGCCGCCATCGCGGTCGGACTGCTGATCATCAAGACCGCCTGGGATATTTTCCGCGATTCGACGTACCGCCTGACCGACGGCTTCGATGAGGATAAGCTGCTGGATCTGCGCAGCACGATTGCCCGGATTCCGGGGGTGGAGGGCATCAAGGACCTGAAGGCCCGGGTACACGGCAATAACGTGCTTGTGGATGTGGTGGTGGAGGTGGATGCCCGGATGACGGTATCGGAAGGACATGAGATCAGCGACTTGATTGAGGAGCGGATGACCAGGCTGCATAACATCATGCATGTGCATGTTCACGTCGAGCCTAAGGACGATCATCATTCCTTAATTTCTCCTAGTTAG
- a CDS encoding transglutaminase domain-containing protein, translated as MAKRKRHLSLIKSVLGIMVVCAAIPPVTYWGYEVASAAGSAAVLHSTSDMTQRLAGAMSNRRETITFTYQGKTSKLKSDVQTAINQAMASDPYLYYIIDSYAFSYRGSARSVQVTVQMAYRETLQQTAYVNKQVKAILQQIITPGMNNHQKVKAIHDWVVLNLQYDHSHRKYTAYEALQTGSAVCQGYTLLTYKLLWGAGIPNRIVEGTARSGDGVTQSHAWNLVKLNGTWYHLDTTWDDPDPSPENGISNVYYMRTDKQMRADHSWTKSYPAASIRYADTLSKLVNQGGQGADFYKRLQEELNYGLYEEDQVVSSAAQLKELAGVAADAGGQSLLFRYRGSDKLLRQDLQVLYELGLNNLAFNSSPFEDTGDLKVYVTWK; from the coding sequence ATGGCGAAGAGGAAGAGACATCTGTCACTGATCAAGAGTGTGCTTGGAATCATGGTGGTATGTGCTGCGATACCGCCTGTAACGTACTGGGGATACGAGGTGGCTTCTGCCGCAGGCAGTGCTGCCGTGCTGCATTCCACCAGTGACATGACGCAGCGGCTGGCCGGAGCGATGAGCAACCGCAGAGAGACAATTACATTTACCTATCAAGGCAAGACCTCGAAGCTGAAAAGCGATGTGCAGACGGCTATCAACCAGGCGATGGCGAGCGATCCGTATCTTTATTACATTATAGACAGCTATGCCTTCTCTTACCGGGGGAGTGCGCGCTCGGTCCAGGTGACGGTTCAGATGGCGTACCGGGAGACGCTGCAGCAGACCGCTTACGTGAATAAGCAGGTGAAGGCGATTCTGCAGCAGATCATTACTCCGGGAATGAACAATCACCAGAAGGTCAAAGCGATCCACGACTGGGTGGTGCTGAACCTGCAATACGATCACTCGCACCGCAAATATACCGCGTATGAGGCGCTTCAGACCGGGAGTGCGGTCTGCCAGGGCTACACGCTGCTAACCTATAAGCTGCTGTGGGGAGCAGGGATTCCGAACCGGATTGTGGAGGGGACGGCCAGATCAGGAGACGGCGTGACCCAGTCCCATGCCTGGAATCTTGTAAAGCTGAACGGAACCTGGTACCACCTGGATACGACCTGGGATGACCCGGACCCGAGCCCGGAGAATGGAATCAGTAACGTATATTACATGCGGACCGATAAGCAGATGCGTGCAGACCATAGCTGGACCAAGTCCTATCCGGCTGCGTCCATCCGCTACGCGGATACGCTGTCTAAGCTGGTCAATCAAGGGGGCCAGGGGGCGGATTTCTACAAAAGGCTGCAGGAGGAGCTGAATTACGGGCTCTATGAGGAGGATCAGGTGGTCTCCTCGGCGGCACAATTGAAGGAGCTGGCTGGAGTAGCGGCAGATGCAGGCGGGCAATCGCTTCTGTTCCGTTACCGGGGAAGCGACAAACTGCTGAGGCAGGACCTTCAGGTGCTCTACGAGCTGGGACTGAACAACCTGGCCTTCAACAGCTCGCCGTTTGAGGATACCGGGGATCTTAAGGTATATGTCACCTGGAAATGA
- a CDS encoding MBL fold metallo-hydrolase — MARIRYNNIDNVSTDKTLKEFRQWREERRRKKKDYTYKVPNHPPRLDYLAGNRLETTVTWIGHSTFFLQYEGMNIITDPIWARRLGFEKRIGEPGIPIRDIPPVDLILISHSHYDHLHISSIRKLYRTGTTLIVPVGLKRKMVRKGFANCLEMEWWQELTVGAVRLAFVPTQHWTRRTPFDTNSSHWGGYVLQPAEPQKHPEGEEGKAQHKLLPPNLYFAGDSGFFPGFKEIGSRYRLHVALMPIGAYEPEWFMNSQHVNPEEAVQAFIDVGAELMIPMHFGTFRLADDTAREALDRMEQARVDQGIAEERIRTLAYGETLVVHPEERPPTT, encoded by the coding sequence ATGGCCAGAATACGGTACAACAATATAGATAATGTCAGCACCGACAAGACGCTGAAGGAATTCCGCCAGTGGCGCGAGGAGCGCCGCCGGAAGAAGAAGGACTACACCTACAAGGTGCCGAATCATCCGCCGCGGCTGGACTATCTGGCCGGGAACCGGCTGGAGACGACGGTGACGTGGATCGGGCATTCGACCTTTTTCCTGCAATATGAAGGCATGAACATCATTACCGACCCGATCTGGGCGCGGAGGCTCGGCTTCGAGAAGCGGATCGGAGAGCCGGGGATTCCCATCCGCGATATTCCCCCGGTGGATCTGATTCTGATCTCCCATTCCCATTATGACCACCTGCATATCAGCTCCATCCGCAAGCTGTACCGGACCGGCACCACCCTGATTGTACCTGTGGGGCTGAAGCGCAAAATGGTCCGCAAGGGCTTTGCGAACTGTCTGGAGATGGAGTGGTGGCAGGAGCTTACCGTGGGCGCGGTCCGGCTTGCGTTTGTCCCGACCCAGCACTGGACCCGGCGGACGCCGTTCGATACCAACTCCTCGCATTGGGGCGGTTATGTGCTGCAGCCTGCGGAGCCGCAGAAGCACCCGGAGGGTGAGGAGGGCAAGGCGCAGCATAAGCTGCTTCCGCCGAACCTGTATTTTGCCGGAGACAGCGGCTTCTTCCCGGGCTTCAAGGAGATCGGCAGCCGGTACCGGCTGCATGTTGCGCTGATGCCGATCGGAGCGTATGAGCCGGAGTGGTTCATGAACTCCCAGCATGTGAATCCCGAGGAAGCGGTGCAGGCCTTCATCGATGTCGGCGCAGAGCTGATGATCCCGATGCATTTCGGGACGTTCCGGCTGGCGGATGACACGGCGCGCGAGGCGCTGGACCGGATGGAGCAGGCCAGGGTGGATCAGGGCATAGCGGAGGAACGCATCCGTACCCTGGCTTACGGGGAGACGCTGGTGGTGCATCCCGAAGAGCGTCCGCCTACTACTTAA
- a CDS encoding MerR family transcriptional regulator, which translates to MKISEVATKVGLPISTLRYYEKMGIITEEYILREENNYRNYVPEIIQYIEVVKNCLAVGFSIQDIKDMIAKHGMSRDEQARIIHHKIAEIEDAQKKMEASKQSLYEILDMNITCEDGFGKT; encoded by the coding sequence ATGAAGATCAGTGAAGTGGCAACAAAGGTGGGCCTTCCTATTTCAACCCTGCGTTATTATGAGAAAATGGGCATCATTACGGAGGAGTATATCCTCAGAGAAGAGAATAATTACCGGAATTATGTCCCGGAAATCATTCAATATATCGAAGTGGTCAAGAATTGTCTAGCGGTTGGATTCTCAATTCAGGATATTAAAGACATGATTGCCAAGCATGGAATGTCCAGGGATGAGCAAGCACGCATTATACATCACAAAATCGCAGAGATTGAAGACGCGCAGAAAAAAATGGAGGCTTCCAAGCAATCTCTGTACGAGATTCTGGACATGAACATCACGTGTGAGGACGGGTTCGGCAAAACCTGA
- a CDS encoding DUF3889 domain-containing protein, which yields MRKSGMIALLLLFLFTAVPVSASSAAPDYARWGKIAVKEAQQRYNADIVDYKHIGRIQLKPNLAEEKFKLQVRRKDGREFGVLVKVRFNPSNNRLQAVQFLEQRG from the coding sequence ATGAGAAAAAGTGGGATGATCGCCCTGCTGCTGCTCTTCCTGTTCACCGCTGTTCCGGTCAGCGCAAGCTCCGCCGCTCCTGACTATGCCCGGTGGGGCAAGATCGCCGTGAAGGAAGCGCAGCAGAGATACAATGCCGACATTGTTGATTACAAGCACATCGGCCGTATCCAGCTTAAGCCGAATCTGGCGGAAGAGAAATTCAAGCTCCAGGTCCGGCGCAAGGACGGCCGGGAATTCGGCGTCCTGGTTAAGGTCCGCTTCAACCCGTCCAATAACAGGCTGCAAGCCGTGCAATTCCTGGAGCAAAGAGGCTGA